The Pseudomonas sp. S06B 330 genome contains the following window.
GGATTTCCTATGGTGTGAGTTTCTTGCAGCCGGCGGCGGTACTGAGTAATGAGCACGGCTACAGCCTGGTGAAGTTCTTTTTTCTGCTGACGTTCGCTGCGGCAATTCCGGCAATCATTTCCGGGGGGATCGCTGAACGGGCGCGCTTCGCACCACAGTTGTGTGCCACGGTGTTGATCGTTGCCTTCGTCTACCCGTTTTTCGAAGGCATCGTCTGGAATGGCAATCTGGGTTTGCAAACCTGGTTACAGGAGCAGTTCGGTGCCAGCTTCCATGACTTTGCCGGGTCTGTGGTGGTGCACGCCATGGGCGGCTGGCTGGCCCTGGCAGCCGTGCTGTTGCTCGGCCCGCGCAACGGCCGCTACCGCGATGGCAAGCTGGTGGCGTTCGCGCCGTCGAATATTCCATTTCTGGCCTTGGGCTCGTGGATTCTGATTGTTGGCTGGTTTGGCTTCAATGTCATGAGCGCCCAGACCCTGCAAGGGGTCAGCGGCCTGGTCGCGGTCAACTCGTTGATGGCGATGGTCGGCGGTACCGTGGCCGCGTTGGTGGTCGGCCGTAATGACCCGGGCTTTCTCCATAACGGCCCACTGGCGGGGCTGGTGGCGGTGTGCGCAGGTTCCGACCTGATGCACCCGGTCGGGGCGCTGGCGACCGGGGCGATCGCCGGGGCGTTGTTTGTCTGGTGTTTTACGGCAGCGCAGAACGCCTGGAAAATCGATGATGTCCTGGGCGTTTGGCCATTGCACGGTGTGTGCGGTGTGTGGGGTGGTATTGCCTGCGGGGTATTCGGCCAGGCAGCGCTTGGCGGTTTGGGCGGTGTCAGTTTGATCAGTCAATTGATCGGCAGCCTGGCTGGAGTGCTGGTGGCGCTGTTGGGTGGGTTTGCCGTGTATGGTGTGATCAAGGCCGTGCACGGCCTGCGTCTGAGTCAGGAGCAGGAGTACTACGGCGCCGATCTGTCGATCCACAAGATCGGCGCCACCAGCCAGGACTGATCAGCGTCCGGCGACCAGCCGCGCCTCACAGGCTTCAAGAGCGGTTAACGGGCCGCTGAGCAACACCGCGTCGCCCGCATGCAGGCAGGTCTCGGCGTCTACGGCCAGTTCTTCGCCGTTGCGTTGCACCGCCTGCAGTTCGACGCCCAGTTGCTCCAGGTCCAGATCCGCCAGCGCGCGTCCACAGGCAAACGCCTCGGCGCCAAGGTTGACCGCATGCATCATGGTTTTGGGCAGGCCTTCGCTGTCGATCGGATTGGTCTCGGCACCATGGTAGAAGGCTTGCAGCATGCGATAGCGGGTCTGACGCACTTCATCGATACGCGCTTGTACGTGGTCCATTGGCAGGCCCAACATTACCAGCGCATGGGACGCCAGCATCAGGCTCGACTCAAGCAGTTCCGGAACTACCGCAGTCGCCCCGGCGCTGCGCAGTTCTTCGCGTTGACTGTCATCGCGGGTGCGCACCAGAATCTGAATATCGGCATGCCGCTCGCGTGCGGCTTTGAGCACACTCATGGCGATGTCGGTCTTGTCTACGGCGATCACCAACAGACGCGCTCGTTCCAAGCCAATGGCACTGAGCAGATCGCCACGGCGTGAGTCGCCATAGTGCACACAGCTTTCGCCAGCCGCAGCTTCCTGTACCCGCACCGGGTCGTCATCCAAGGCGATGAAGGGGATATTCTCACGGCGTAGGAAGCGTCCAATCGATTGCCCGACCCGGCCATATCCACAGATCAGTACGTGGCCGTTCATGTCGGCACTTTGCGCTTCAATGGCCTCCAGCTGTATTTCTTCGTTGGGCTTGCGGTGCAGCCGGGCAGCGATGCTGGGGGCGGCACGCAGCAGCAGGGGGGTGACTAGCATCGAACAAAACGTAGCGGCCAGCAACAGATTGCCAATGGCCTCAGGCAACAGTTGGGTTTGTTGCATCTGTGCCATCAGGGCGAAGCAGAACTCGCCGCCCTGGGCCAAGGCCAGGCCGCTGCGCCAGGCGGTTTCGGCGTCGCTGCCACGTAGCCGGACCAGGGCGGCGACCACGAAGCCTTTTACCAGCAGTAGGCCGAGGGTCAGGACGAGAATCTCCAGGCCATGAGTGGCGAACAGTTGCAGGTCGATGAGCATGCCAATACTGACGAAAAACAGCCCCAGAAGAATGTCCCGGAAGGGGCGGATATCCGCTTCGATCTGATGGCGATAGTTGCTCTCGCCCAACAACATGCCAGCCAGGAAGGCACCCAGCGCCGGCGACAAGCCCAGCAGGTGGGTCAGCCAGGCGGTCAGCAGGACAATGACCAGTGCCAGCAGTACGAACAGTTCTGCCGAATGCGAGCTGGCCACTTCGTGGAACAGTCGCGGCAGTAGCCAGCGACTGGCCAGCAGCAGCCCGATGAAGAGAATCACCGTTTTGCCCAAGGTCAGCGGCAGCGCCCAATACCAAGCCTGGCCCCCTTCACCGGCAAACACCGGCACCAGGGTCAGCAGCAATACGGCTATCACATCCTGAAACAGCAGCACGCCAATCGCGTTCTGGCCGTGACTGCTGAAGATCTCACCAAGACTGGTCAGTTCCTTGCTGACGATAGCGGTGGACGACAAGGCCAGGCCTGCACCGAGCAACAACGCCGCGACGCCGGGCATGCCCAGCAGCATCAGTAGCCCTGCCAGCAGGGCCGTTGAGCACACGACCTGCAGGCTGCCCAGGCCAAACACCACCTTGCGCAAGGCGAGCATTTTCGACAGGGAAAACTCCAGGCCCAGGGAGAACAACAGAAAAACCACGCCCATCTCGGCCAGGTCTGGCAGTTCTTCGCTTTCATTGACCCAGTTCAGTGCCGTGGGACCGACGAAAAGGCCCACACACAAATAACCTAAAACCGGTGGCAGCTTCAGGCGCCTAAAGAAGGCAATGACGACCAGCGACGAGGCCAGAATGATCAGTAGATTGGCAAACACAAAACACTCCATGTAGGAAGGCGGCAAAAAACTATCAAGCATGAATCATAGTCGCTGACCAGGTGCTGATTGGTGTCAGTCCTTTGTCAGTGGTGTGGCACTGGCGTCCGAGACTCGACGGTCCCTGAAGGCAGACCTAGAATAATGGTCCCTTCTTTCTCTAGCCGGTACCCATAAATGCTTCCTGAATGCCAATTGTTCGGCACCTTGGGCTGTCACCTCTGTGAAGTGGCAGAAGCCCTGTTGATGCCTTTTGTTGAGCATGGCCTGCTGGTTGAACTGGTGGATATTGCCGATGACGAGTCCACCTTCCAACGCTACGGCCTGCTGATTCCGGTACTGCGCCGTTGTGACAGCGGTGCGGAGTTGAACTGGCCGTTCGATGCCGAGCAGGTGGTGACCTTTCTGCGTTGAAGTAGTTGTTCAGGCAGAGAAATTTCCTGTCGTGCGGTTCAGGGCGTAGGCGTGGACA
Protein-coding sequences here:
- a CDS encoding monovalent cation:proton antiporter family protein, with the protein product MFANLLIILASSLVVIAFFRRLKLPPVLGYLCVGLFVGPTALNWVNESEELPDLAEMGVVFLLFSLGLEFSLSKMLALRKVVFGLGSLQVVCSTALLAGLLMLLGMPGVAALLLGAGLALSSTAIVSKELTSLGEIFSSHGQNAIGVLLFQDVIAVLLLTLVPVFAGEGGQAWYWALPLTLGKTVILFIGLLLASRWLLPRLFHEVASSHSAELFVLLALVIVLLTAWLTHLLGLSPALGAFLAGMLLGESNYRHQIEADIRPFRDILLGLFFVSIGMLIDLQLFATHGLEILVLTLGLLLVKGFVVAALVRLRGSDAETAWRSGLALAQGGEFCFALMAQMQQTQLLPEAIGNLLLAATFCSMLVTPLLLRAAPSIAARLHRKPNEEIQLEAIEAQSADMNGHVLICGYGRVGQSIGRFLRRENIPFIALDDDPVRVQEAAAGESCVHYGDSRRGDLLSAIGLERARLLVIAVDKTDIAMSVLKAARERHADIQILVRTRDDSQREELRSAGATAVVPELLESSLMLASHALVMLGLPMDHVQARIDEVRQTRYRMLQAFYHGAETNPIDSEGLPKTMMHAVNLGAEAFACGRALADLDLEQLGVELQAVQRNGEELAVDAETCLHAGDAVLLSGPLTALEACEARLVAGR
- a CDS encoding ammonium transporter; amino-acid sequence: MENLQSAVDTLVHGSNTLFILLGAVMVLAMHAGFAFLEVGTVRHKNQVNALCKILSDFAVSTLAYFFVGYWISYGVSFLQPAAVLSNEHGYSLVKFFFLLTFAAAIPAIISGGIAERARFAPQLCATVLIVAFVYPFFEGIVWNGNLGLQTWLQEQFGASFHDFAGSVVVHAMGGWLALAAVLLLGPRNGRYRDGKLVAFAPSNIPFLALGSWILIVGWFGFNVMSAQTLQGVSGLVAVNSLMAMVGGTVAALVVGRNDPGFLHNGPLAGLVAVCAGSDLMHPVGALATGAIAGALFVWCFTAAQNAWKIDDVLGVWPLHGVCGVWGGIACGVFGQAALGGLGGVSLISQLIGSLAGVLVALLGGFAVYGVIKAVHGLRLSQEQEYYGADLSIHKIGATSQD
- a CDS encoding glutaredoxin family protein; this encodes MLPECQLFGTLGCHLCEVAEALLMPFVEHGLLVELVDIADDESTFQRYGLLIPVLRRCDSGAELNWPFDAEQVVTFLR